Proteins encoded within one genomic window of Arachis ipaensis cultivar K30076 chromosome B08, Araip1.1, whole genome shotgun sequence:
- the LOC107614058 gene encoding organic cation/carnitine transporter 4, producing the protein MSAEKNSEAVVEKLSIDEMLQKHCGEFGKWQLKHFVLTNLAWTFYAFHIMVMPFADRIPEWRCVGRDCEGGGSVCELRPGEWEWVGGRSSSTVSEWGLICGDKFKVGLVQSIFFAGCMIGAGIFGHLSDSFLGRKGSLTVACTLNGIFGCITAFSPNYWIYTILRLLTGFSSGGVGLCAFVLATEPIGPTKRGSAGMSTFYFFSSGIALVSLVAYIFHMWRHLYIAASIPSLLYVFIVIPFLSESPRWYLVRGRITEATQIMALIASSNGRHLPSGVFLALDQESSTNEEEEEFLMEDKVAQIGSIVDVIRFPMTRTRLLVAIVLNFVGSLVYYGISLNVVNLKTNLYMNVALNAIAEMPAFGITAVLLERYGRKPLTIGTMWFSGFFCLLGSLMKNVGIWKIVRMVCGILGVFGMAGTYNLLFIYTAELFPTVVRNAALGCTNQAAEMGAILAPIVVVMGGWLPFAVFAVSGIVGGAFAFLLPETHNQPLYDTFAGLVAASV; encoded by the exons ATGTCGGCGGAGAAGAATAGTGAGGCGGTGGTGGAGAAGCTGAGCATCGACGAGATGCTTCAGAAGCACTGTGGCGAGTTCGGGAAGTGGCAGCTGAAGCACTTCGTTCTCACAAACCTTGCTTGGACCTTCTACGCCTTCCACATAATGGTGATGCCGTTCGCCGATCGCATTCCGGAGTGGCGGTGTGTTGGCAGAGATTGCGAGGGCGGTGGAAGTGTGTGCGAACTGAGGCCGGGGGAGTGGGAGTGGGTTGGAGGACGCAGCAGCTCCACCGTGTCGGAGTGGGGACTGATTTGCGGTGATAAGTTCAAGGTTGGTCTTGTCCAGTCCATTTTCTTTGCTGGCTGCATGATAG GAGCTGGAATATTTGGTCATCTCTCGGATTCGTTTCTAGGAAGAAAAGGTTCACTCACAGTGGCATGTACTCTAAACGGCATCTTTGGTTGCATAACAGCATTTTCTCCTAACTATTGGATCTACACCATCCTTCGCCTCCTCACCGGTTTCAGCTCCGGTGGCGTGGGTCTCTGCGCCTTCGTTCTTGCCACTGAGCCAATCGGCCCCACCAAGCGTGGTTCTGCCGGCATGTCAACCTTCTACTTCTTCTCATCTGGAATCGCACTCGTCTCACTTGTCGCCTATATTTTCCATATGTGGCGCCATCTCTACATCGCCGCCTCCATCCCCTCTCTCTTGTATGTCTTCATTGTCATTCCCTTTCTGTCCGAGTCCCCGAGATGGTACCTCGTTCGAGGAAGAATAACCGAGGCCACACAGATAATGGCATTGATTGCTTCCTCGAATGGGAGGCACCTCCCCAGTGGGGTTTTCCTCGCACTCGACCAAGAATCATCAactaatgaagaagaagaagaatttctgatggaggacaaAGTTGCACAAATTGGATCCATCGTGGATGTGATTCGATTCCCAATGACAAGAACAAGGTTACTCGTTGCAATAGTTCTCAACTTTGTAGGGTCTTTGGTTTACTATGGTATAAGCTTAAATGTGGTTAATTTGAAAACCAACCTTTACATGAACGTAGCGTTGAATGCGATTGCGGAGATGCCGGCGTTTGGAATAACGGCGGTGTTATTAGAAAGGTACGGAAGGAAGCCGTTGACGATAGGAACAATGTGGTTTAGTGGATTCTTTTGCTTGTTGGGTAGTTTGATGAAGAATGTTGGGATTTGGAAGATTGTGAGAATGGTGTGTGGTATTTTGGGTGTATTTGGAATGGCTGGGACTTATAATTTGTTGTTTATATACACGGCAGAGTTGTTTCCGACGGTAGTGAGAAACGCAGCGCTAGGGTGTACTAATCAAGCAGCGGAAATGGGGGCGATATTGGCGCCGATTGTGGTGGTTATGGGAGGGTGGTTGCCGTTTGCAGTGTTTGCGGTAAGCGGGATAGTGGGTGGAGCATTTGCATTTCTTTTGCCGGAGACTCATAACCAGCCATTATATGATACATTTGCTGGATTGGTGGCAGCAAGTGTGTGA
- the LOC107614251 gene encoding uncharacterized protein LOC107614251 produces the protein MRFLLDFVYCCGTSNLRSEDSGYSTKPLVPPPSQNFRRKKRGAPDWRPSLGSISEDIAAAPRERGGPGAGRDVRRRSGGGAAVAPAVRVQRRYYSDDGDYDYRRNTMPTIMPAFSPTPFMF, from the exons atgagGTTTTTGTTGGACTTTGTTTATTGCTGCGGCACTTCGAATCTTAGATCCGAGGATTCTGGTTACTCTACGAAACCGTTGGTTCCGCCGCCGTCGCAGAATTTTCGCCGCAAAAAGCGAGGGGCGCCGGATTGGCGACCCTCGCTGGGATCGATTTCCGAGGACATCGCGGCGGCGCCGCGCGAGAGGGGAGGGCCGGGGGCTGGAAGGGATGTTAGGAGGAGGAGTGGCGGTGGCGCCGCTGTGGCTCCGGCAGTGAGGGTTCAGCGGCGTTATTACAGTGACGATGGAGATTATGATTACAG ACGAAACACCATGCCCACGATTATGCCAGCATTCTCTCCAACGCCCTTCATGTTCTGA